A stretch of Thermomicrobium roseum DSM 5159 DNA encodes these proteins:
- a CDS encoding 5-oxoprolinase subunit B family protein, with the protein MMGTGPHPSGVVLASFPERNGRPSVVYRNAGDSFLLVEFGEMVFDLTMSFRVLGLDDAIKRHRPAGLIETIPALRSILINYDSRQIGVRDLIDFVEDQYEHLPPFENLVVPSRIVELPIAFDDKWTREAIARYVQYQRADAPNVIDGTNSKYAAMYNGLRDEEEFFSYIMATDWWNAALGFFPGLPFAYPLDPRYAVVLPKYNPTRHWTPAGTVGIAGPCLAIYPVESAGGYQIFGHTVPIYDPQQRNPAFRESPVLLRPGDRLRFRPRVTDDELEAMIQAVYDGTYQYRIDETATFDVGAYLKFLKEVEPEAEAFRRRQAEAAARVPVP; encoded by the coding sequence ATGATGGGCACTGGTCCTCATCCCTCAGGAGTGGTCCTGGCGAGCTTCCCGGAGCGGAACGGCCGCCCGAGCGTGGTGTACCGCAATGCGGGAGACAGCTTCCTCTTGGTCGAGTTCGGCGAGATGGTTTTCGACCTGACGATGAGCTTCCGCGTGCTGGGGCTGGACGATGCGATCAAGCGACATCGTCCGGCAGGACTCATCGAGACGATCCCGGCCCTGCGCAGTATCTTGATCAACTACGATAGTCGACAGATCGGGGTGCGCGATCTGATCGATTTCGTCGAGGACCAATACGAGCATCTGCCCCCGTTCGAGAACCTCGTGGTGCCGAGCCGGATCGTCGAACTGCCGATCGCCTTCGACGACAAGTGGACGCGCGAAGCGATCGCTCGCTACGTCCAGTACCAGCGAGCCGATGCACCGAACGTGATCGACGGAACGAACTCCAAGTACGCGGCCATGTACAACGGACTGCGCGATGAGGAAGAGTTCTTCAGCTACATCATGGCGACCGACTGGTGGAATGCTGCACTCGGCTTCTTCCCCGGTCTGCCGTTCGCCTATCCGTTGGATCCGCGCTATGCGGTCGTCCTGCCGAAGTACAACCCGACGCGACACTGGACACCGGCTGGAACGGTCGGTATCGCCGGACCGTGCTTGGCCATCTATCCGGTGGAATCGGCCGGAGGCTATCAGATCTTCGGGCATACGGTGCCGATCTACGATCCGCAACAGCGCAATCCAGCTTTCCGCGAGAGTCCCGTCCTCCTACGCCCAGGCGACCGCCTGCGCTTCCGCCCACGGGTGACCGACGACGAACTGGAGGCGATGATCCAAGCGGTCTACGACGGCACGTACCAGTACCGGATCGACGAGACGGCGACCTTCGACGTTGGTGCGTATCTCAAGTTCCTCAAAGAGGTGGAGCCGGAAGCGGAGGCGTTCCGGCGTCGCCAGGCCGAGGCGGCTGCTCGCGTGCCGGTTCCGTGA